The following are encoded in a window of Staphylospora marina genomic DNA:
- a CDS encoding conjugal transfer protein, which produces MEKRMIHRKLVRAVFWLIILYTAATATAVLAIQFGLLKVPETATLANAQSGKDPEEHMPVSLAAFAEQFTKEYLFWTAGKEDSRAERLRPFWKPGLDVQGGLEFSKAGWNSYTRQVSTWEMKERKDGSGITDVTVYAETILTRTGRGNDQKRVDRWISVPVRKAGESYVVVELPKIIPAPVVSVPEEEPVSGNKGETVNSSVRAEAEAFLRSFWKVYTTGEPREIAYFRKDNRPVPGLTGVMRFEDLKDLEVTEQNGEMTARFRVELEDLASGVKMTTRYEFKLVREGNRWFVLKMGQGEI; this is translated from the coding sequence ATGGAGAAACGGATGATCCACCGGAAATTGGTCAGAGCGGTTTTCTGGCTCATCATCCTGTACACGGCAGCCACCGCCACGGCGGTCCTGGCGATCCAGTTCGGATTGTTGAAAGTTCCGGAAACCGCGACACTCGCGAACGCGCAGTCCGGAAAAGACCCGGAAGAGCACATGCCCGTCAGCCTCGCCGCGTTTGCGGAACAGTTCACCAAAGAGTATCTGTTCTGGACGGCCGGAAAGGAGGACTCGAGAGCCGAGCGGCTGCGTCCGTTCTGGAAACCGGGGTTGGATGTGCAGGGAGGTCTTGAGTTCAGCAAAGCCGGTTGGAACTCCTACACGAGGCAGGTCAGCACCTGGGAGATGAAGGAACGCAAGGACGGTTCGGGAATCACCGACGTCACCGTGTACGCGGAAACCATCCTGACCCGGACGGGTCGGGGAAATGATCAGAAGCGGGTGGATCGCTGGATCTCCGTTCCGGTTCGGAAGGCCGGGGAGTCCTACGTGGTGGTGGAATTGCCGAAGATCATTCCCGCCCCCGTGGTCTCCGTTCCGGAAGAGGAGCCGGTGTCAGGCAATAAGGGAGAAACGGTGAACTCTTCGGTTCGTGCGGAAGCGGAAGCGTTCCTTCGCTCGTTCTGGAAGGTGTACACCACGGGAGAGCCTCGGGAAATCGCCTACTTCCGGAAGGATAACCGTCCGGTTCCCGGATTGACGGGAGTGATGCGCTTCGAAGATCTGAAGGACCTGGAAGTGACCGAACAAAACGGAGAGATGACGGCCCGCTTCCGGGTGGAACTCGAAGATCTCGCTTCCGGCGTCAAAATGACGACGCGTTACGAGTTCAAGCTGGTCCGGGAAGGCAATCGCTGGTTTGTGCTGAAAATGGGACAAGGGGAGATCTGA
- a CDS encoding TcpE family conjugal transfer membrane protein: MKQIRVYNQVFKIEKTVYSIQGVPLPLPVSYRQMAFFAGALVLMVILNKFPPVAWVDYFLVKFVAIPAGVAWFFTRKTLDGKAPHRFLLRVAEHWFSPHHHARYRELERPGGKYRYEGAVTFRRTSGGETE; encoded by the coding sequence ATGAAACAAATCCGGGTGTACAATCAGGTTTTTAAAATCGAAAAAACGGTGTACTCGATCCAGGGAGTCCCCCTTCCGCTGCCGGTGTCGTACCGGCAGATGGCTTTTTTCGCCGGAGCTCTTGTCTTGATGGTGATTCTGAACAAGTTTCCCCCCGTGGCATGGGTGGACTATTTTCTGGTCAAGTTTGTGGCGATTCCGGCCGGGGTGGCCTGGTTCTTCACCCGCAAAACCTTGGACGGAAAAGCGCCGCACCGGTTTCTGCTGAGGGTCGCGGAACACTGGTTCAGCCCGCACCATCACGCCAGATACCGGGAACTGGAACGGCCGGGGGGCAAATACCGATACGAAGGTGCAGTGACATTCAGGCGGACATCCGGGGGTGAGACCGAATGA
- a CDS encoding VWA domain-containing protein — protein sequence MAVEFSHPWMLALLIPAGFGIWYLLNGENRIGRRKNRWVPVIRAAVILLIVLALAGFHLLLPSRDRTVVFVVDRSASVGDPEEALKFMEEAVRTKRPGDRVAVVSVGATAAVEQAPRTDPDLPALSSVIGEHATDLAAGLRLAGGLVPDDSPGAVVVLSDGLETDGVALKEAEHLRRRGIRVDVRQIGAKSGPEAWMESVETAGTVYEGDTVDIRVKTGSTGRMSATIRLYAGDRPVGERRVILQPGHQTFSFAVKAEESGWKRFRAELVPDADGIPVNNEGFALTRVEGTPRVVIAEGKPGSGRNAAAALRATGMRVDVIPARALPEHPEGYADIQSLIMANVPAEVVPERKMEGIRRAVRDLGMGLVMTGGDQGFALGGWFRTPVEEALPVRTEVTDKKRFPPMAMILVMDKSGSMAGEKLEMAKEAAVRATGMLTPQDRLGVIAFDATWRWLITPQAVTDKATVQSRIGTMGADGGTAIYPALEEAWKSIRTQPVKRKHILLLTDGQSPEGDYRGLVSRMKRDGITLSTVAVGTDAAQGLLAGLASETGGRHYTAESPGAIPTIFAKEAALATRSYVVDKPFVPERTGGADWKELTEPVPPLQAYVATTIKRTAETVLVSPEGDPVMARWQYGLGRAVAWTSDLEGKWSSRWITWNRFAAVWNQVVGWTFPRSGAGGFTVERKREDGRSVLRFIASEERASGIDRIRFRVTDERGTVREGVAEWVEPGVFEGEFPENRPGAFLVRASGEGKKREELGTFGVVVPVAAEFRPDVDGKRLLDAMAAVAGGKSSVRPEEVFAGEWESRYESRDLSWWCLLLATLLWPLDAAVRKWSLTAEELRNRLRLPLVRRDPGSGETDDRWKRISEKTRRETAKRAALFTPSESSPSADHLKRSESPPAQRSEPTRRTVGPPPEKEPVRPPEPGSHLNRLLEAKKRAGKQGKSS from the coding sequence GTGGCGGTTGAATTCAGTCATCCGTGGATGTTGGCGTTGTTGATTCCGGCGGGATTCGGGATATGGTACCTGCTGAACGGGGAGAACCGGATCGGGAGGCGAAAGAACCGATGGGTTCCCGTGATTCGCGCGGCGGTCATTCTGCTGATCGTTTTGGCGTTGGCGGGCTTTCATTTGCTTCTCCCGTCCCGGGACCGGACCGTGGTGTTCGTCGTCGACCGGTCGGCATCGGTCGGAGATCCGGAGGAAGCGCTCAAATTCATGGAAGAGGCGGTCCGCACCAAGCGCCCGGGAGACCGGGTGGCCGTGGTGAGCGTGGGAGCGACGGCCGCGGTGGAACAGGCGCCGCGGACCGATCCGGATCTCCCGGCCCTTTCCTCCGTGATCGGCGAGCATGCCACCGATTTGGCCGCCGGGCTCCGGTTGGCCGGAGGATTGGTTCCCGATGATTCTCCCGGTGCGGTGGTGGTGCTGTCCGACGGTCTGGAAACCGACGGGGTTGCACTGAAGGAGGCGGAGCATCTTCGTCGGCGGGGCATTCGCGTGGATGTCCGGCAGATCGGCGCGAAATCGGGGCCGGAAGCCTGGATGGAAAGCGTGGAAACGGCCGGAACCGTTTATGAAGGAGATACCGTCGACATCCGGGTGAAAACCGGATCCACCGGGCGGATGTCTGCCACGATCCGTCTGTATGCGGGGGATCGTCCCGTGGGCGAGCGACGGGTGATCCTTCAGCCCGGGCATCAAACATTTTCTTTTGCCGTGAAGGCGGAAGAAAGCGGCTGGAAACGGTTTCGGGCCGAATTGGTTCCCGACGCGGACGGCATCCCTGTCAACAATGAGGGCTTTGCTCTCACCCGGGTCGAAGGAACACCGAGGGTGGTCATCGCGGAAGGAAAACCGGGAAGCGGAAGAAATGCCGCCGCGGCTCTGCGCGCCACCGGCATGCGGGTGGACGTGATCCCCGCCCGGGCGCTGCCCGAACACCCGGAGGGCTATGCCGACATTCAATCGCTCATCATGGCCAATGTTCCCGCGGAGGTCGTCCCGGAGCGAAAAATGGAGGGGATTCGGAGGGCGGTCCGGGATCTCGGCATGGGCTTGGTCATGACCGGCGGTGATCAGGGATTCGCATTGGGCGGATGGTTTCGGACGCCCGTGGAAGAAGCCTTGCCGGTGCGAACGGAGGTGACTGACAAAAAACGCTTTCCGCCGATGGCGATGATCCTCGTGATGGACAAATCCGGCAGCATGGCGGGGGAAAAACTCGAGATGGCCAAAGAAGCGGCCGTCCGCGCCACCGGCATGCTCACTCCTCAAGACCGGCTGGGCGTGATCGCCTTTGACGCGACCTGGCGCTGGCTGATTACTCCCCAAGCCGTGACGGACAAAGCCACCGTCCAATCCCGGATCGGCACCATGGGGGCTGACGGCGGGACGGCGATTTATCCGGCCTTGGAAGAAGCCTGGAAAAGCATCCGGACGCAGCCGGTCAAGCGGAAACACATTTTGCTTCTCACCGACGGGCAATCTCCGGAAGGAGATTACCGGGGACTGGTGTCCCGGATGAAACGGGACGGCATCACCTTGTCGACGGTCGCCGTGGGAACGGACGCGGCCCAAGGATTGCTCGCCGGGCTGGCCTCGGAGACGGGCGGGCGGCATTACACGGCGGAATCCCCCGGTGCCATTCCGACCATTTTCGCCAAGGAAGCGGCACTCGCCACCCGCAGTTACGTGGTGGACAAGCCGTTTGTTCCCGAACGGACCGGCGGGGCGGATTGGAAGGAACTGACGGAACCCGTTCCGCCTCTGCAGGCTTACGTGGCCACCACGATCAAACGGACGGCCGAAACGGTGCTTGTAAGTCCGGAGGGGGACCCCGTCATGGCCCGCTGGCAATACGGCTTGGGGCGAGCCGTGGCTTGGACCTCCGATCTTGAAGGGAAATGGTCTTCGCGATGGATCACCTGGAACCGGTTTGCCGCGGTGTGGAATCAGGTGGTCGGATGGACCTTCCCGCGAAGCGGAGCGGGTGGATTCACCGTCGAACGGAAACGGGAAGACGGGCGATCCGTCCTGAGGTTCATCGCTTCGGAGGAACGCGCGTCGGGCATCGATCGCATTCGTTTCCGGGTCACCGATGAACGGGGAACCGTCCGCGAAGGCGTCGCGGAATGGGTGGAACCCGGCGTGTTTGAAGGGGAATTTCCGGAAAACCGTCCGGGGGCGTTTCTGGTGCGGGCCTCAGGGGAAGGGAAGAAAAGAGAGGAACTTGGAACATTCGGCGTGGTGGTGCCCGTCGCTGCGGAATTCAGGCCGGATGTGGACGGAAAACGATTGCTCGACGCAATGGCTGCCGTCGCGGGCGGGAAATCGTCCGTTCGGCCGGAAGAGGTGTTTGCCGGGGAGTGGGAGAGCCGTTACGAAAGCCGGGATTTGTCCTGGTGGTGCCTGCTGTTGGCAACGTTGCTCTGGCCGCTTGACGCTGCGGTGCGGAAATGGTCCCTGACCGCCGAAGAGCTTCGGAACCGGCTTCGCTTGCCGCTGGTCCGGCGGGATCCCGGGAGCGGGGAGACGGACGACCGGTGGAAGAGGATTTCGGAAAAGACCCGTCGGGAAACCGCGAAACGCGCGGCTCTCTTCACTCCCTCCGAATCGTCCCCTTCGGCCGATCATCTGAAACGGTCCGAATCTCCGCCGGCGCAGCGTTCCGAGCCGACCCGGCGAACGGTTGGTCCGCCACCGGAGAAGGAGCCGGTTCGTCCGCCTGAACCCGGCAGCCATTTGAACCGTCTTCTGGAAGCGAAAAAACGGGCGGGAAAACAGGGGAAATCATCGTGA
- a CDS encoding DUF58 domain-containing protein encodes MNENGRNKDGSLFPDPAFLARLERLRLVVRRPVKGTQVGERRSLFSGSSQEFSDFRPYSPGDDIRRVDWTAYARFRKWFLKIYVDERETDVHLWLDISRSMSWDAEHKARRALELAGALGYLALGAGDRLRVHAFARRVEAVSPPFSGKKSAPRLFSFLSSLSFDKDGDPDGAEDDAGYLLRRRGISIIISDGFTPSGGRSLADSLRRNGQEVHMILLFSGEEREPSLSGDLRLIDCETGDRREITVNSHVLRLYRETFRHHVEELSDWCRRRGIVLLPVSAEMTLEETVLDLFRRSGMVERQRG; translated from the coding sequence ATGAACGAAAACGGACGAAACAAGGACGGCAGCCTGTTTCCCGATCCCGCGTTTTTGGCCAGGCTTGAGCGCTTGCGGCTCGTGGTCCGCCGTCCGGTCAAGGGAACGCAGGTCGGGGAAAGGCGTTCGCTGTTTTCGGGAAGCTCGCAGGAATTTTCGGATTTCCGTCCCTATTCGCCCGGTGATGACATCCGCCGGGTGGACTGGACGGCGTATGCGAGGTTTCGCAAATGGTTTCTCAAAATCTATGTGGACGAGCGGGAGACGGACGTGCATCTCTGGTTGGACATCAGCCGTTCGATGTCCTGGGATGCGGAGCACAAGGCCCGGCGGGCGCTGGAACTGGCCGGCGCGCTCGGTTATCTGGCGCTCGGCGCGGGAGACCGGCTGCGGGTTCATGCGTTTGCCCGGCGGGTGGAAGCGGTGTCGCCGCCCTTTTCGGGCAAAAAGTCGGCTCCCCGGTTGTTCTCTTTTTTATCTTCTCTGTCCTTCGACAAAGACGGAGATCCGGACGGGGCGGAAGACGACGCAGGCTATCTGTTGAGGCGCCGGGGGATCTCGATCATCATTTCCGACGGATTCACTCCGTCCGGAGGTCGGTCGCTCGCCGACAGTCTCCGGCGAAACGGACAGGAAGTACATATGATTCTCCTCTTTTCCGGGGAAGAGCGGGAGCCGTCCCTGTCGGGGGATCTCCGGCTGATCGACTGCGAAACCGGGGATCGGCGGGAAATCACGGTGAATTCGCATGTGCTCCGCCTGTACCGGGAAACGTTTCGCCATCACGTGGAGGAATTGTCCGACTGGTGCCGGCGACGGGGCATTGTGTTGCTGCCGGTGTCGGCGGAAATGACGCTGGAGGAGACCGTGCTGGATCTGTTCCGTCGTTCCGGCATGGTGGAGCGTCAAAGGGGGTGA
- a CDS encoding DUF3891 family protein, translating to MIVRKSGDLFVLIRQHDHALVSGQLAERLKPEWKLPENVVRGISLHDCGWEELDEEILWNERTGAPHSFEDYPLAPKVRAYTHGIDRVEEKDPYAAFLCSMHYSRFFENGEDPVSVEFFNREQQRRMRLAERISPALLEKADDHYGWLLFFDRLSLAICMNEPGENRHPWFRDGIRHHGVTHRWVWENEYRLRLDPELFSGPFSVSVPYRLVNANRQPAGAGTYRFEIMA from the coding sequence ATGATTGTCAGAAAAAGCGGGGATCTGTTCGTGTTGATTCGCCAGCATGATCATGCTTTGGTCTCCGGTCAACTGGCCGAGCGGCTGAAACCCGAATGGAAGCTGCCGGAGAATGTCGTACGGGGCATCTCCCTCCACGACTGCGGCTGGGAGGAGCTGGACGAGGAGATTCTCTGGAACGAACGAACCGGCGCTCCCCATTCTTTTGAGGATTATCCGCTCGCCCCCAAAGTACGGGCCTACACGCACGGCATCGACCGGGTGGAGGAAAAAGACCCCTATGCGGCATTTCTCTGCAGCATGCATTATTCCCGGTTTTTCGAAAACGGCGAGGATCCGGTGTCCGTGGAATTTTTCAATCGGGAACAGCAGCGCCGGATGCGCCTCGCCGAACGGATTTCGCCGGCGCTGCTGGAGAAGGCGGATGATCATTACGGATGGCTCCTCTTTTTCGACCGGCTTTCCCTTGCCATCTGCATGAATGAACCGGGCGAAAACCGGCATCCATGGTTTCGGGACGGGATCCGGCACCACGGAGTCACGCATCGGTGGGTCTGGGAAAACGAATACCGGTTGCGTCTGGATCCGGAACTGTTTTCCGGCCCCTTTTCGGTGAGCGTTCCGTACCGGCTGGTGAATGCAAACCGGCAGCCGGCCGGGGCCGGGACATACCGCTTTGAGATCATGGCTTGA
- a CDS encoding AAA family ATPase gives MNETDWKEEWESARELTEHLRREIGRVIIGQDDVVEQVLIAMLADGHVLLEGVPGLGKTLLIKTIARLLDLSFSRIQFTPDLMPADILGTTVISADESGRTEFRFQQGPVFAHLVLADEINRATPKTQSALLEAMQERTVTVSGKTRNLPEPFFVLATQNPLEMEGTHVLPEAQLDRFLLKIKVPFPKEEELRRIVSETVVRTERPTVTPLADARRWMWLRGITEQLLVPDEVVEEAVRLVLMTHPDHPEAPEPIRKYVRAGAGPRGAQALVRAARAMALLRGRHNAGREDLTQLALPVLRHRVLRTFEAEALGISEDELVTAVLEHRKREANAR, from the coding sequence ATGAACGAAACGGACTGGAAAGAGGAGTGGGAATCCGCCCGGGAATTGACGGAACATCTCCGGAGGGAAATCGGCCGGGTGATCATCGGCCAGGATGACGTGGTGGAGCAGGTGCTGATCGCCATGCTGGCAGACGGACACGTGCTTCTCGAAGGGGTTCCGGGCCTGGGAAAAACGCTGCTGATCAAGACCATCGCCCGGTTGCTCGATCTGTCGTTTTCTCGCATTCAGTTCACTCCGGACCTGATGCCGGCGGACATCCTGGGCACCACGGTCATCTCCGCGGATGAGTCCGGAAGGACCGAGTTCCGCTTTCAGCAGGGGCCCGTGTTCGCGCATCTCGTATTGGCGGACGAGATCAACCGCGCCACGCCGAAGACGCAATCGGCCCTGTTGGAAGCCATGCAGGAGCGGACGGTGACGGTGTCCGGGAAAACGAGGAACTTGCCGGAACCCTTTTTCGTGCTCGCCACGCAAAACCCCTTGGAGATGGAAGGCACCCACGTTCTTCCCGAGGCTCAGCTGGACCGGTTTTTGCTCAAGATCAAGGTTCCCTTCCCCAAAGAGGAAGAACTGAGGCGCATCGTGAGTGAAACGGTGGTCCGGACCGAACGTCCGACCGTCACCCCCTTGGCGGACGCACGGCGCTGGATGTGGCTGCGCGGCATCACCGAACAACTCCTCGTTCCGGATGAAGTGGTGGAGGAAGCCGTCCGGTTGGTGCTCATGACCCATCCGGATCATCCGGAGGCGCCCGAACCGATCCGGAAATACGTGAGGGCGGGAGCGGGGCCGAGGGGAGCGCAGGCGCTGGTTCGCGCGGCCCGGGCGATGGCGCTGCTGCGGGGCCGTCACAACGCCGGTCGGGAAGATTTGACGCAGTTGGCGTTGCCGGTTCTGCGGCACCGGGTGCTAAGGACGTTTGAAGCGGAGGCTTTGGGCATTTCCGAGGACGAATTGGTGACTGCCGTGCTCGAACACCGAAAACGGGAAGCGAATGCGCGATGA
- a CDS encoding VOC family protein, whose translation MKVTGFNHLTLKVRNLEESLPFFLDVLGMRPVHRGRKDAYLEWGDAWICLLERDVTGVTGREAGMDHVAFSIREEDFPDAVERLRKRGVAFIREPVRRGGGWSVQFSGPDGIVLELFTGNLARRMENWK comes from the coding sequence ATGAAAGTGACGGGATTCAATCACCTGACGCTCAAAGTCCGGAATCTGGAGGAGAGCTTGCCGTTTTTTCTGGATGTTCTGGGCATGAGACCGGTTCATCGGGGGCGGAAAGATGCGTATTTGGAGTGGGGAGACGCCTGGATCTGTCTTCTCGAGCGGGACGTGACCGGGGTGACGGGCCGGGAGGCGGGGATGGATCACGTCGCTTTCTCCATTCGGGAGGAAGATTTTCCGGATGCCGTGGAAAGGCTGAGAAAACGGGGTGTCGCGTTCATCCGTGAACCCGTCCGAAGGGGCGGGGGATGGTCGGTGCAGTTTTCCGGACCGGACGGGATCGTTCTGGAACTGTTCACCGGGAACCTCGCCCGGCGGATGGAAAACTGGAAATGA
- a CDS encoding vWA domain-containing protein, translating into MKWLEPGAGWLALWALPAILILYFLRKKHEPRTVSSTLLWRRVMEREEANRPWQKFRQHLLLWLQLLAAALMILALARPALPADGLAGPHTVVVIDVSGSMLAREGDQTRLEIAKETVKTWIRRADADQTLTLIEAGRTPRVLATECSGRECLAAVEQIGGMAGRADTDGALSLARAIVARDAAARVVLVSDGAGAKKETGHLPDRFHRIGSQGSNLAVGAFIVKGDELRTEAFVRVDNPGNVRMSGALSISDSQGRVLDARTVSLAPGESRTVRLQDLPAADWYKATVSARGDALPEDDSRWSTVSGRETVSVWLTGKENLFLRKALELSTGSQPVEGDRPPVSGGAKVLRVSDGPVGEWPPDLPLLVFDPSPSWGGSLSGGRTVSGKVKADPRHPIVAGLNPGSWHVADVRVTTPPAWARPIVTANGVPLLLAGETGGRRVVWFPFDPAKSDVPLQPEFPLLIHQAIRWLSPLGGGESVLAEAGETVPLSSGDQVRLLRFTGEDPEGEQADTEGRFPERPGLYRMSDAGSGAVLGRASVTFPSGESDIVPKEVPIASAGDHRESVPTHDEWWRWVALAALLVVGAEWVVYVRGG; encoded by the coding sequence GTGAAGTGGCTGGAACCCGGAGCCGGATGGCTGGCGCTTTGGGCGTTGCCGGCCATCCTGATTTTGTATTTTCTCCGAAAGAAGCATGAGCCCCGCACCGTTTCCAGCACGCTCTTGTGGAGACGGGTGATGGAGCGGGAGGAAGCAAACCGGCCCTGGCAAAAATTCAGGCAACATCTGCTCCTGTGGCTGCAATTGCTCGCCGCCGCTTTGATGATTCTCGCCCTCGCCCGTCCGGCATTGCCCGCGGACGGACTGGCCGGGCCGCACACCGTGGTGGTGATCGACGTGTCGGGCAGCATGCTGGCCCGGGAAGGGGACCAGACCCGGCTTGAGATCGCGAAGGAAACGGTGAAAACGTGGATTCGAAGGGCGGATGCCGACCAAACGCTGACCTTGATCGAGGCGGGGCGAACCCCGCGGGTGTTGGCAACGGAGTGTTCCGGCCGGGAATGTTTGGCCGCGGTGGAACAGATCGGGGGAATGGCCGGGCGCGCCGACACGGACGGGGCGCTCAGTCTGGCACGGGCCATCGTCGCGCGTGATGCGGCGGCCCGTGTGGTGCTGGTTTCCGACGGGGCCGGGGCGAAAAAAGAAACCGGCCATCTGCCCGACCGGTTTCATCGGATCGGCAGTCAGGGAAGCAATCTGGCCGTGGGAGCGTTCATCGTGAAGGGGGACGAACTGCGGACGGAAGCGTTCGTTCGTGTCGACAATCCGGGAAATGTGCGGATGAGCGGTGCATTGTCGATCAGCGATTCGCAGGGACGGGTGCTGGACGCCCGGACGGTTTCCCTCGCCCCCGGTGAAAGCCGGACCGTCCGGCTGCAAGATCTTCCCGCGGCCGACTGGTACAAGGCCACCGTTTCGGCAAGGGGAGACGCTTTGCCGGAGGATGACTCCCGCTGGTCGACCGTGTCGGGAAGAGAAACCGTCTCCGTGTGGCTCACCGGAAAAGAAAATTTGTTTTTGCGAAAAGCATTGGAACTTTCCACCGGTTCGCAGCCGGTGGAAGGCGACCGTCCGCCCGTCTCCGGAGGCGCAAAGGTGTTGCGGGTATCCGACGGACCGGTCGGCGAGTGGCCGCCGGATTTGCCGCTGCTGGTGTTTGATCCGTCTCCCTCTTGGGGAGGTTCCCTGTCCGGGGGACGGACGGTGTCGGGCAAAGTGAAGGCCGATCCCCGTCATCCGATTGTCGCCGGGTTGAACCCCGGTTCCTGGCATGTGGCGGATGTTCGGGTGACCACTCCTCCTGCCTGGGCCCGGCCCATCGTGACGGCAAACGGCGTCCCGCTCTTGCTCGCCGGGGAAACCGGGGGACGGCGTGTGGTCTGGTTTCCCTTTGATCCGGCCAAATCGGACGTGCCGCTCCAGCCCGAATTTCCCTTGCTGATCCATCAGGCGATCCGTTGGCTGTCGCCTTTGGGGGGCGGAGAAAGTGTTCTGGCGGAAGCGGGGGAAACCGTCCCGCTTTCTTCGGGTGACCAAGTTCGTCTCCTTCGATTCACCGGCGAAGATCCCGAGGGAGAGCAAGCGGACACCGAAGGCCGTTTTCCCGAACGGCCGGGGCTCTACCGGATGAGCGACGCCGGATCGGGAGCGGTGCTCGGCAGGGCCTCCGTGACATTCCCGTCCGGGGAATCCGACATCGTTCCGAAAGAGGTTCCGATCGCGTCAGCCGGCGATCATCGGGAAAGCGTGCCGACCCACGACGAATGGTGGCGGTGGGTGGCATTGGCGGCGCTGTTGGTGGTCGGAGCGGAATGGGTGGTGTATGTTCGTGGCGGTTGA
- a CDS encoding class D sortase, with protein sequence MKWDRWIALILVFGGAAWAGHSGVDYLQKLDAVREWSGEDAVRATDSPATASPNGKAADDRQDLTVIFPENERPRKGQHFADLIIPRLQAVMPVVEGTRDEELARGVGHFAGSVLPGEPDNAVLSGHRDTVFRRLGELQTGDRLLVRTTRGTFVYTITRTWVTDADDRTVIVSTRDPVLTLTTCYPFTFAGPAPERYIIRAELSGRETDDTFRPGQGG encoded by the coding sequence GTGAAATGGGATCGCTGGATCGCGCTCATCCTGGTGTTCGGAGGGGCTGCCTGGGCGGGCCACTCAGGCGTCGATTATTTACAGAAACTGGATGCCGTCCGGGAGTGGTCCGGTGAGGATGCGGTCCGGGCGACCGACTCACCGGCCACCGCTTCCCCGAACGGGAAAGCGGCGGATGACCGGCAGGATTTGACGGTCATTTTTCCCGAGAACGAACGCCCGCGAAAAGGCCAGCACTTTGCCGATCTGATCATTCCCCGTCTCCAAGCGGTCATGCCTGTCGTGGAAGGAACCCGGGACGAAGAACTGGCCCGGGGTGTCGGTCATTTTGCGGGAAGCGTGTTGCCGGGTGAGCCGGACAATGCCGTTCTCTCCGGTCACCGGGATACCGTGTTCCGGCGGCTCGGAGAACTCCAAACGGGGGATCGTCTGTTGGTCCGCACCACGCGAGGCACGTTTGTCTACACGATCACCCGAACCTGGGTGACGGATGCGGATGACCGCACGGTGATCGTTTCCACCCGGGATCCGGTTCTCACGCTCACCACCTGCTATCCCTTCACATTCGCGGGACCCGCCCCGGAGCGATACATCATTCGCGCCGAACTGTCCGGACGTGAAACGGATGACACATTCAGACCCGGTCAAGGGGGATGA